Proteins encoded by one window of Salvia splendens isolate huo1 chromosome 5, SspV2, whole genome shotgun sequence:
- the LOC121802472 gene encoding uncharacterized protein LOC121802472: protein MDWFRRITVVYLTKPGVHSHEGFHETAASHHYAVETLHKIRHFLREQDMSGRPDLFTISRMVEDGLQICGEAETMDHRPSQRSELDLDMPVRQKAKRRGKKKVGGESSSSRMDTQLVDDSDDDFVAPPPPRSAVRGRHSVSHTGGTGEDFGLSDQQSLPRSSARDDIDLENAVVEDTPPSRIPKTSIGKGIRSLFMRKRRDE from the exons ATGGATTGGTTTCGCCGGATAACCGTGGTGTACCTAACAAAACCTGGGGTGCATTCTCATGAGGGCTTCCATGAAACGGCGGCCTCTCATCACTACGCG gtggagacccTTCACAAAATACGCCACTTTCTTAGGGAGCAAGACATGTCAGGACGGCCGGATTTATTCACCATTTCGAGAATGGTTGAAGATGGCCTCCAGATATGTGGGGAAGCTGAGACGATGGACCACCGTCCTTCACAGCGCTCTGAGCTGGACCTTGACATGCCCGTGCGGCAAAAAGCGAAGCGGCGTGGAAAGAAGAAAGTTGGTGGAGAGTCGTCATcatcaaggatggatactcagttggttgATGATTCTGATGACGATTTTGtggctccacctccaccaagatctgccgTGCGGGGTCGTCACTCAGTCAGCCACACGGGTGGTACAGGAGAAGATTTCGGTCTCAGCGATCAACAATCTCTACCTCGGTCTTCTGCGAGAGACGACATTGATTTAGAGAATGCCGTCGTTgaagatactcctccgtctagaaTCCCTAAGACCAGCATCGGGAAGGGAATCCGTAGTCTGTTTATGCGTAAAAGGCGAGACGAGTGA
- the LOC121803959 gene encoding uncharacterized protein LOC121803959 — MDDDAPKRISKRNGSNIKNYHHYRVEIFCQVVDLLTQEMENRFSEASTDLLSCMACLDPKNDFAAFNVHKLVHLATLYPKDFTSTQHTELLHNLKLLLML, encoded by the exons ATGGATGATGATGCTCCAAAGCGGATTAGTAAGAGGAATGGTTCAAACATCAAGAACTACCATCATTATCGCGTTGAAATATTTTGTCag GTCGTCGACTTACTTACACAAGAGATGGAAAATCGTTTCTCTGAGGCATCCACAGACTTGCTAAGTTGTATGGCATGCCTCGATCCAAAAAATGATTTCGCTGCTTTTAATGTTCATAAGCTTGTTCATCTTGCTACTCTTTACCCAAAGGACTTCACATCGACTCAACATACTGAATTGTTACACAACTTGAAACTTTTATTGATGTTGTGA